Proteins encoded in a region of the Planococcus citri chromosome 1, ihPlaCitr1.1, whole genome shotgun sequence genome:
- the LOC135832674 gene encoding proton-coupled amino acid transporter-like protein CG1139, which translates to MSTSMVDRTIEYWKFFRACIVETKSLINRTSKRNVSIAEDSDQENVEASPGTNMEKEYDPYDHVGCENSTSFSGTVLHLLALSLSPTILNIPSTFVKIGYVNGFIGSFLIIIFYLYCVRSIITTEYTLCKRLRVPNLTYTEVVYYAFQTGPSCFKGLAKYSRYIVDGNFVCTWIGANSVFVIIACKNIKCFFDYFFDVDMSIREVMIYISIPLVLLCCIPNLKYLIPCSIFANFINVSCIVIILCFVIQDLPSLENRTEYGDLSSVPLFVATILFTINVTGIIMPLKNEMRNPKSFNTKCGVLNVFYIPFNLLYSAFGLLCYVKYGDNVKESVILNLPGRTWSKMIIGMYGIGICFFFPLNAYVPFDIIWNLISKSKCRISESSVCNSYLVRATVAFFTILLAFVVPNIALFLSFTGTVGTAIDSMILPATAEILISINDRNRFCIFFKNFLIIGLGFVLIVIGMYDGISHVVAHMKHKH; encoded by the coding sequence ATGAGTACATCGATGGTCGATCGGACGATCGagtactggaaattttttcgcgCCTGTATTGTCGAAACTAAATCTTTAATAAATCGCACCTCTAAACGAAATGTATCCATCGCCGAAGACTCGGATCAGGAAAATGTCGAAGCTAGCCCAGGTACGAATATGGAAAAAGAATACGATCCTTACGATCACGTAGGCTGCGAGAATTCCACCTCGTTTAGCGGCACCGTATTGCATTTGTTAGCTTTAAGCCTCAGCCCGACCATACTCAACATACCCAGTACCTTTGTAAAGATCGGATACGTGAATGGTTTCATCGGTTCGTttctaataattattttctatttgtATTGCGTTCGATCTATCATCACCACAGAGTACACGTTATGCAAACGATTACGAGTACCAAATTTGACCTACACAGAAGTCGTATATTACGCTTTTCAAACCGGACCCTCGTGCTTTAAGGGTCTGGCCAAGTACAGCCGATACATAGTGGATGGTAACTTCGTATGCACTTGGATAGGAGCGAATTCCGTTTTCGTAATAATagcttgtaaaaatatcaaatgttttttcgattatttcttCGACGTGGATATGAGTATACGAGAGGTTATGATTTACATATCAATTCCATTAGTATTACTCTGCTGTATACCAAATCTTAAATACTTGATACCGTGCTCGATATTCGCTAATTTTATAAACGTCAGCTGCATCGTAATCATATTATGTTTCGTCATCCAAGACCTTCCTTCGCTGGAAAATCGCACCGAATACGGCGACTTGTCATCGGTACCTTTATTCGTCGCTACCATATTGTTCACCATCAACGTCACCGGTATAATAATGCCATTAAAGAACGAAATGAGAAATCCCAAATCGTTCAATACGAAATGCGGCGTACTCAACGTATTCTATATACCATTCAATTTACTCTACTCGGCTTTCGGACTGCTTTGCTACGTAAAATACGGCGATAATGTAAAGGAAAGCGTCATTTTAAACTTACCAGGTCGAACGTGGTCTAAAATGATCATCGGTATGTACGGCATAGGCATTTGTTTCTTCTTCCCGTTGAACGCTTACGTGCCATTCGACATAATCTGGAATTTAATATCAAAAAGTAAATGTCGTATAAGCGAGAGCAGCGTATGCAATTCGTATCTAGTCAGAGCAACCGTagcttttttcacaattctgtTGGCCTTCGTCGTGCCCAACATAGCGTTATTTTTGTCATTCACCGGCACCGTAGGCACCGCCATCGATAGCATGATATTGCCAGCCACCGCCGAAATTCTCATCAGCATCAACGATCGCAACagattttgtatatttttcaaaaatttcctcatcaTCGGACTAGGCTTCGTATTAATTGTAATCGGAATGTACGACGGTATTTCCCACGTAGTAGCCCATATGAAGCATAAACATTAA